The segment TGTTACCTTCTAAGAAAGAAGGTAAATCAGAAATTGCTTTAGTGCCTATTAAAAGGGTGAAGAAGTCTTGCGGTCACTATGAACCTTGCGAAAACATTGTGTGCGATGTGGCTATACAACAATACGTAGATAGGGATGGAGCATCGCCCATGTTAGCCATTAATATAGAAGAAGATGAAATAAATGCACCTGTATCAAAACATTGCACTAATGCAAAGTGTGATGCATTGAGCATCGATCACGATCGTTGTCGCAGAGCTGTGATAAGATTAAACAGATGCAATCGTTCAACTGCTTGCGACATTTGCGGTATCGAACTTCAAACGCGAAGGTGTCGCGTGCatcataaaaattgtaaacgCAAGACTGAATACAGACATAACGAAACCAGCGGTGCTCAGGTACTAAAAGAAAGAATGCGCGAAAGAGAAATTCAACTGATAGCAGCTTCTAAAGCGAAAAAGAACGATTATATGGATCTTGGTACGATAATAGAAACGCTAAAAAATAACGaagaattaattattattccaAAGTCAGTTCCTGCACAACAACCCGCAGTTACTATAACAACTGTGGCTACTACTCAAACTACTCAACAAGTTAACAGCATGTATAATGTTTTTGGAAAACTTTTACCTAGTATACCAATTGTATTACCACAACAAAGCATAGTTCTTGGAAAGTCACAGAGTTCTAATGAAAATAATACAACTACCCCGATAAACGTAACCTTGCCTGATACTTTGAATAGACCACTTGCAACAACGACCAGTGCTGCTTCTTTACCTCAAAGTCAGTTTGTCACGTTTGCAACGCACCATAACGCACAGCCAATAACGTTAAATGATTTACTATTCTCTCAATCGCCGTTAGTGACTTCATCGGCTACTCAGCCTTCACCGTTGCTAACACCTATACGCGTTGTACCTATAACTAATTTAATAACAGAACCATCGTTATTACATCAAACACAGGGTATACCAAAGTTTTGTATCATAGCAGATCCTCCGGTACCGATACCAGTATCGGCACCGCTACAAGTACCGGTATCAACACCACcgtcattaactgtttcacgaaTTATTAAACGGTCGAACTCCGTGTCAAAAGTCAATACTCCAAGTGTTTCTAAAAGGACATTACAAAAAAAGAAGAGGACTTCCTCGAAGAAAAAACAAAAGTTTAAAAAGAAAGAGTTCAAATGCAAGTATTGCCTTAAAT is part of the Colletes latitarsis isolate SP2378_abdomen chromosome 10, iyColLati1, whole genome shotgun sequence genome and harbors:
- the LOC143346651 gene encoding uncharacterized protein LOC143346651; its protein translation is MVKMAHALLPNLCKSISTSNMCPTNFTPSTALSDVLNSEPVKRLFNQPNIIIRTIPSKARASSASYNNNVANELYNFDSNLNTSKLSELSIVPLPIDQEEENLLPSKKEGKSEIALVPIKRVKKSCGHYEPCENIVCDVAIQQYVDRDGASPMLAINIEEDEINAPVSKHCTNAKCDALSIDHDRCRRAVIRLNRCNRSTACDICGIELQTRRCRVHHKNCKRKTEYRHNETSGAQVLKERMREREIQLIAASKAKKNDYMDLGTIIETLKNNEELIIIPKSVPAQQPAVTITTVATTQTTQQVNSMYNVFGKLLPSIPIVLPQQSIVLGKSQSSNENNTTTPINVTLPDTLNRPLATTTSAASLPQSQFVTFATHHNAQPITLNDLLFSQSPLVTSSATQPSPLLTPIRVVPITNLITEPSLLHQTQGIPKFCIIADPPVPIPVSAPLQVPVSTPPSLTVSRIIKRSNSVSKVNTPSVSKRTLQKKKRTSSKKKQKFKKKEFKCKYCLKYFSTEWYFKVHVAKHTDEKRYPCQICTACYNNEHDLKTHTLEEHSRKRKSASARNQRSNKQPYNCLDCNTFYTSVIHLKRHRQKYHGRTVCSLCESEILIEELERHMATEHKKRDKIVKIKEEIVENGDTSGGKDEVKFTSNILETKINNINLKTEIKEGHDQNMNGYNSISDELNISNIKIEFNCTV